ATTAAAGTATGCTTACCGTTTAATCTTTTTAGTATAGATATACACTTCTCTATATCTTTATAAAAAGAGAAATCTCCTAAATTGTAAATCTCATCATTTACACCTACCGTATAGTTCCATAGCTCAATTAATCTATTATCCATCTCATCTACCGAGTTAAACCCTCTAAAACATGGACAAAATTTCATAACGTTCTTATGCCCGAAATGAAGATCGGATGTAAAAAATATGTTACTGCTGCTCATAACCGTTTCCTTCAAGGATCAAAGCAAAGCCGTATGCATATATATTATATATATGCAACTAAATCCTTTAACTTTTATAATATTAAATTTGTGTGGAAGTTTTTCTTTGTGTGTAGATATAAAGGTAGGATTGATTTTACATCTACTAATATTATCTATGGCTTAAATTTCTTTAAATTTCCACTACTTTTGCTTTATAATTTGTAGTTTCGGACATAGTTTTAGTTTTATATCCGTATGAATTTACTATCACTCTTACCTTTTCATCGTATATCTTATAACTCTTTAGATGCATACAGAGGCTAATATACACTCTTTAAATCTTTATAGTTATAATCCTAGGCTTTATACTATCTTTATCACACCCCGGATTATAAATAACCGTATCTTTTAGCTTGTATTCTTTTTGCATAGGATTATGAATATGCCCCGATAAGACAAATTTAGGAGATATTATGCCTTTGCCTATTACGTAATATAACTTCCTACTTCCATAGTCATCTCCCTTTGGTCCTATTGCAGTAGGAGTTCTAGCAGGCGGAAGATGAGAAAGCAAGATATCACACTCTTTAAATATCTCATAGTTAGCTTTATGATAAGGGGCACAACCAAATTTTATCTTATCTATCTCCTCTATACTGTTATCGGAGTAAATACCTTCTATTTCATCTAACCAGAACTCATCCCATATCAGTCTTATATCATGATTGCCGCTACATGCAAATGTCGACTTAGTTAAACTCTTTAAGAATTTAGCAGTTATCTCTATCTGAAGATCAAGTCCTTTAGGATTAAGACCGTCTAGTAAATCTCCCGTTATACAGATGACATCATACTGTGGCTCTACATATTTAATATAGCTAAACCACTCTTCGTTAAAATGAAGATCGGTAGTGTGTAGGATTTTCATAGTTAAGCCTTTGGAAAAGATATTCTTATAAAATATTTTCTTATTTTCTTTCTTCTTTACGGGTTTTATAAAGTTGTTTATAGTAAAGATAGGTAAAGCTATTTTTATATAGTCAAATTTATCAATACTTTATCCTTGCACTCTTGCTTTTAAAGTATCGACTAAAGTCATGATCTTTATCTGACGTTTAAGTTGATGCTTTGCTTTTATTATATTTACAACAACTCAAACCACTCTATATCTAAATGCTCTTTGATAAACTGCATGCTTAGAGGTTTTTCTTGAATTTTCTTGTTCTTTAAATTCATAAGCTTTACTCTACCCCGTTCTATTAGTTCGCTATCTTGCTTTATGATACAATTTTCAAACACTCTTCCCAATACTCTTTGATGTATATTATTTATACTCTCGTATTCCATCTGGGCTTCATCTTCTTTTACGGTATCTATAAACATAGGATCTAGCTTTATCTTATCGCTATTATTATCTATACACTCAAATTTATCAAGCCCGCTACACTCTATATCTCTTCCTGCTACCTTGCACTCTACTTTGTTTTTCATAAAGTATCTGTTGGTTAAATTTCCAAACAGAGCCTCATATCTTATCTCTCCTATTGCTAGCTTCATTAGGTAGGGGTTTTGAAAAGAGATGATAAGTTCTACCTTGTTTTCTCTTAATATACTCTCTTCAAGTTCGCTATCTTCATTAAGCAGCTTTGCAGCTTCGTCAAGAAATACCGATATGTTTATCTTATTAGTATCGCTTACCCTATTTGTTAAAGAGGGTAAAAAACTAGCCAGTATCAGATTAAGCGCTCCCTTATCGCAGGAGCTTGCATTAAACACTACTATCTTTGACTGTTTTAGCATTGAAGCTATGGAGCCTTCTTTGGAATTTAAAGAGGGGTTATTCATCATAGATAAAAAAGGAGTCATCATCATAGAGTAGTTTCTAAAATCACTAAACACCCTGTCATCCGAACCTTCTGATTTTTTAAACCTATTTACGCTATTTAAAAAGGCTCTTATCTTTTTAATAAATATCATAGTATCTATTTTTAACTCGTCATACATAATCTTATCGTGTCGCTTTAGCTTATCTCTTGTATAGATAACCTCTTTTAACTTATCCATAAATACTCTCATCCGCTCTATATCTTGAGATAAATCTACTATGGTTGCAAAATTTGCATGATAGGTTCTTACAAGAGATTTTATCTTGATATAAAAGTTAAAATCAAGATATCTATCCTTATACTCTATGATCTTATGATATAGGCTAATAGCTCTTAATACTTCAAATGTATTTGTAGCTATATTAGAGCCAAATTCACTCCAAAAAGAGTTATCCCTCTCTTTCATACTTGCGGTTAAAGATTGCTTGAAGTCTTTTGTCTTCATATCCATTATAAAATTTATAGGGGTATCTATGCTTGATCCTACACATACTACGTCTTTTAATCTACCCGCTTGCTTTGCAAGAGCTTTTACTCTTAGATGCTCGCATCCCTTATAATCTATTATAAATACACCATGTCCTCTTTTAATACGGTCTAGTAAATTAGGATATATCATAGCAGTAGTCTTTCCGCATCCCGTCTCTCCTATGATAACCGCATGGGTAAAGTCACAAGGTATGATGGCGCTTGAACTACTATTATTTACGCTTTTACTATCTAGCTCTTCATCTTTTAAAAAACCTATTTGGCGCATGGGGGTCCTTTTATTTGTTTTTGGTATAATTTAACATTTTACATTAGCATTATACTAATTTATTGTATATATGTCAATAATTAATTAGTATTTTACTTATTATTTTATAGTATCGGTGGCATAAGATGGATGATTTTCAAACAAAAATGCAAAAAATGTATGATTATTACGGAGTTAAGAACGACAACCAGCTATCTATAAAATTAGGGTATACAAGCAATTCCGCTATACATAGATGGAGAAAAGAGAGAAAAATTCCCGACAAATACTTATTAATAATTAGTAAAAATACCGATACTATAAATAACAATACAAATTCACAACTGCAATCCTCTGCCGATAATCCAAAATTACAAAGTAAAGTATTTAAAGAATTCCTAGAGCTTTTTAAAGAGTATGGTAACGATAAGATACTGCTTCCTATTATAGACAAACTAAAGGAGATAGAAAGAATTTCTAAAGAGTAGCTTTACAGGCAAAGCAAGGTTTATCAAAAATTGTGCTAAGTTAAAGGATGTTTTTGGTTTTGGCTATTGGTGTAAGCATAGAAAAATATTTATATTATTTTATTTAATTTAAGATTTTATTAAAATTAATAATAGTATTATTTAGTTATTATCGTAATGGCTCTTTAAGGTTAATTTTGCATATAACTTTTTAAAAGGATTAATATGCAACACGCCAACACCAATTTCATTCCTCGCTCCACTATATCTCCAAAGGGGATGCTATGGGCATGATAATATTTATTCCTTACTTGGCATTTAGCACCATAGTTATAGTTATCACCGTAAAATACACTCAGAAAATTTGGATCAGAGGTGTCGTAATGGTTACACTATTTTTGATTCCTGCTTATGACATCATCATCACGAACATTCTTGGAGCATGTTATTGCGCTACTGCTCCGAAGGCTTTTATAAAAGAGATAAACTTAGATTACAAAAACAGCGATTTCATAGATGAAAACGGCAATGAACACAGACAAATTTCAAATGTCGTTTTTGAAAACGGAAACAAGGCTAGGATTAGCGATGTATGGCTTGATAATCAAACAGCCATAGAAAAATCACAAAGTATGGAATTTACCATCTCTTTAAATAGAGCATTGAAAAAAGATGAAACATTAATCTTATCCGTAAACGGAAAAGAGATAACTTTTAACTCCGGAGATAAAGAGAAAAAATATACCCATACTTGGAAAGACAACAATATAAAACAAGAAGACAAAGAATTCGAAGTAAGTGCAAATATAATAGAAACAAGCGTAGAGTATATCTTTGATAATGAAGCAAAATACGAACACAATGAATTTGCAAATTTAAATTTACTTGTTGCATAAATTCTTTGAATTCATAAAAGTAGGTTTAAATTTGCAAATTTAGTAAATTCACTATCAAACGATACTGACGGGATTTAAATTTACTATAAAATTTGAAAGGATTAAATTTGGAAAACTTTAAAAACCGGAATAAAGATGTTAGAGAAAATAATTTAAATAACTCTAGTGGTAATTTAAATTCAAACAATAATCAAAGAGATTATGATAAAGAGCCGTTGGTTGTAGAGAATAAAGCAGAATTTTATATGGCATTTTTTGGATTTTGTATTTTTGTTTTTATGATTTATATGTATTTATACGAACCAAACGAAACTAGATTTAGACATCTTTTTATTATTTTCCCTGTTTTTGGATTGCCATTTATATTTGATTTTATTCGTAATCGTAATAAAAAATATTTAATTAAATTAACAAATACAAAAATAATAAATAATTTGAATAAAAAACCGATAAAAACAATTTTTTTAGATGAAATTTTATATGTAAAAAGAGCATATTTTTTGCGTGATAGAAAACAGTTAGAAAATCAAAATATATTTTATAAATTCGCTTTAAAATATGACCCTTATTCCACAATAATTGCTTGTTTGATAATATGTTTTGCTGTATTTTTGATTTTAGTTACAAATTTTTCTATGAGTAATTATCAAGTTGTATTTATACTTTTTGTAGGGATATTTTCTTTTTGGATTTGTAAATTTTTATATTTTTTAATTTTTAAAAAGGAAATTAGATTTACATTTTATGATTATTTAGTTATTTATGCAAACGAAAAAAATATAAATTTTATTATACAAAGCAATAATGACTACAAATTACTAAGAGAAT
This Campylobacter sp. RM16192 DNA region includes the following protein-coding sequences:
- a CDS encoding metallophosphoesterase family protein, whose protein sequence is MKILHTTDLHFNEEWFSYIKYVEPQYDVICITGDLLDGLNPKGLDLQIEITAKFLKSLTKSTFACSGNHDIRLIWDEFWLDEIEGIYSDNSIEEIDKIKFGCAPYHKANYEIFKECDILLSHLPPARTPTAIGPKGDDYGSRKLYYVIGKGIISPKFVLSGHIHNPMQKEYKLKDTVIYNPGCDKDSIKPRIITIKI
- a CDS encoding type IV secretory system conjugative DNA transfer family protein — its product is MRQIGFLKDEELDSKSVNNSSSSAIIPCDFTHAVIIGETGCGKTTAMIYPNLLDRIKRGHGVFIIDYKGCEHLRVKALAKQAGRLKDVVCVGSSIDTPINFIMDMKTKDFKQSLTASMKERDNSFWSEFGSNIATNTFEVLRAISLYHKIIEYKDRYLDFNFYIKIKSLVRTYHANFATIVDLSQDIERMRVFMDKLKEVIYTRDKLKRHDKIMYDELKIDTMIFIKKIRAFLNSVNRFKKSEGSDDRVFSDFRNYSMMMTPFLSMMNNPSLNSKEGSIASMLKQSKIVVFNASSCDKGALNLILASFLPSLTNRVSDTNKINISVFLDEAAKLLNEDSELEESILRENKVELIISFQNPYLMKLAIGEIRYEALFGNLTNRYFMKNKVECKVAGRDIECSGLDKFECIDNNSDKIKLDPMFIDTVKEDEAQMEYESINNIHQRVLGRVFENCIIKQDSELIERGRVKLMNLKNKKIQEKPLSMQFIKEHLDIEWFELL